A genomic region of Papaver somniferum cultivar HN1 chromosome 7, ASM357369v1, whole genome shotgun sequence contains the following coding sequences:
- the LOC113297680 gene encoding GTPase-activating protein gyp7-like isoform X1 codes for MRSLRRLPTASSSSSWVHLRSVLFVVASSSSSSTSTPVSSDRSSLKSPWSRRRRKHSLSSRKWKNLFTLDGKIRDRVKFLKKVRSGDVDPSIRTDVWPFLLGVYDLNSTEEERDFIKVQNRKKYENLRRQCRRLLKRNSETFKLKQTNGGSGSSVHGMDSPGSEDVVSARESLSSEGRSLADEDSDPEGNIHIINSSGPNLFLECEGHSVITNFDPSESSDSDSSDEEVESQVFLATEGSEENDLNNAKEEAPLTAKISSDTYTAEDFATWQRIIRVDAVRANSDWIVYSPSQAAVSEGRARRSAEAVRLKDYEHLEPCRIFHAARLVAILEAYALYDAEIGYCQGMSDLLSPIIAVIEEDHEAFWCFVGFMRKARHNFRLDEVGIRRQLNIVSKIIKSKDSHLYRHLEKLQAEDCFFVYRMVVVLFRRELTFEQTVCIWEVMWADQAALRAGIGKSAWGRIRQRAPPTDDLLLYAIAACVLQRRKLIIEKYSSMDEIIRECNSMAGQLDVWKLLDDAHDLVVTLHTKIQEDPSDVS; via the exons ATGAGATCTCTTCGACGTCTTCCAACTgcatcctcttcatcttcatggGTTCACTTAAGATCCGTTCTTTTCGTTGttgcttcttcttcctcttcttctacttccaCACCAGTTTCCTCCGATCG GTCTAGTCTTAAATCACCATGGTCTCGTAGGAGAAGAAAGCATTCCCTCTCATCCCGGAAATGGAAAAACTTGTTTACTCTAGACGGAAAAATTCGTGATAGAGTGAAATTCTTAAAGAAAGTTCGTAGCGGA GATGTAGATCCAAGCATAAGGACTGATGTCTGGCCATTCCTTCTTGGAGT CTACGACTTGAACTCCACAGAAGAAGAAAGGGATTTTATTAAAGTTCAAAATAG GAAGAAATATGAGAATCTGCGGAGACAGTGCAGGCGACTCCTTAAGCGGAACAGTGAGACTTTTAAGTTGAAGCAAACAAACGGAGGCAGTGGAAGTTCAGTCCATGGTATGGATTCTCCTGGGTCAGAAGATGTGGTTAGTGCTAGGGAATCTCTCTCCTCCGAAGGGAGAAGCCTGGCAGACGAAGACTCGGACCCAGAAGGAAACATCCATATCATAAACTCTTCTGGACCTAATTTATTTCTAGAATGTGAAGGTCACAGTGTAATCACCAATTTTGATCCATCCGAGTCTTCTGATTCTGACTCctcggatgaagaagttgaaaGTCAGGTTTTTCTTGCCACggaaggaagcgaagagaatGACCTTAACAATGCCAAGGAGGAAGCCCCGTTAACGGCCAAAATTAGTTCTGACACATACACAGCTGAAGATTTTGCCACATGGCAGAGGATAATCCGTGTAGATGCTGTACGTGCAAACTCAGATTGGATAGTGTATTCCCCAAGCCAGGCTGCAGTATCAGAGGGTCGGGCCCGACGTTCAGCTGAGGCTGTTAGGTTAAAGGACTATGAGCACCTTGAGCCATGCAGGATCTTTCATGCAGCGCGGCTTGTTGCAATTTTAGAGGCCTACGCACTTTATGATGCAGAGATTGGATACTGTCAGGGAATGAGTGACCTTCTCTCTCCAATAATTGCAGTAATAGAAGAGGACCATGAAGCATTCTGGTGTTTTGTCGGTTTTATGAGGAAAGCTCGACACAATTTCAGGCTTGATGAAGTTGGAATTAGGAGGCAGTTAAATATTGTTTCGAAGATCATTAAATCTAAAGACTCCCACCTTTATAGGCACCTTGAGAAGCTTCAAGCTGAGGATTGCTTCTTCGTCTACAGAATGGTGGTAGTTCTTTTCAGAAGGGAACTTACATTTGAACAAACAGTGTGTATATGGGAAGTAATGTGGGCAGATCAAGCGGCACTTAGAGCTGGAATCGGAAAATCTGCATGGGGGAGGATACGGCAAAGAGCCCCACCGACAGATGATCTATTGCTCTACGCAATCGCTGCATGTGTACTCCAGCGCAGGAAGCTGATCATAGAGAAATATAGCAGCATGGATGAGATTATAAGGGAGTGTAATAGCATGGCAGGACAACTTGATGTTTGGAAACTTCTAGATGATGCCCATGACTTGGTTGTGACCCTTCATACAAAGATTCAAGAGGATCCATCTGATGTCAGCTAG
- the LOC113297680 gene encoding GTPase-activating protein gyp7-like isoform X2: MGSLKIRSFRCCFFFLFFYFHTSFLRSVRSSLKSPWSRRRRKHSLSSRKWKNLFTLDGKIRDRVKFLKKVRSGDVDPSIRTDVWPFLLGVYDLNSTEEERDFIKVQNRKKYENLRRQCRRLLKRNSETFKLKQTNGGSGSSVHGMDSPGSEDVVSARESLSSEGRSLADEDSDPEGNIHIINSSGPNLFLECEGHSVITNFDPSESSDSDSSDEEVESQVFLATEGSEENDLNNAKEEAPLTAKISSDTYTAEDFATWQRIIRVDAVRANSDWIVYSPSQAAVSEGRARRSAEAVRLKDYEHLEPCRIFHAARLVAILEAYALYDAEIGYCQGMSDLLSPIIAVIEEDHEAFWCFVGFMRKARHNFRLDEVGIRRQLNIVSKIIKSKDSHLYRHLEKLQAEDCFFVYRMVVVLFRRELTFEQTVCIWEVMWADQAALRAGIGKSAWGRIRQRAPPTDDLLLYAIAACVLQRRKLIIEKYSSMDEIIRECNSMAGQLDVWKLLDDAHDLVVTLHTKIQEDPSDVS, from the exons atggGTTCACTTAAGATCCGTTCTTTTCGTTGttgcttcttcttcctcttcttctacttccaCACCAGTTTCCTCCGATCGGTAAG GTCTAGTCTTAAATCACCATGGTCTCGTAGGAGAAGAAAGCATTCCCTCTCATCCCGGAAATGGAAAAACTTGTTTACTCTAGACGGAAAAATTCGTGATAGAGTGAAATTCTTAAAGAAAGTTCGTAGCGGA GATGTAGATCCAAGCATAAGGACTGATGTCTGGCCATTCCTTCTTGGAGT CTACGACTTGAACTCCACAGAAGAAGAAAGGGATTTTATTAAAGTTCAAAATAG GAAGAAATATGAGAATCTGCGGAGACAGTGCAGGCGACTCCTTAAGCGGAACAGTGAGACTTTTAAGTTGAAGCAAACAAACGGAGGCAGTGGAAGTTCAGTCCATGGTATGGATTCTCCTGGGTCAGAAGATGTGGTTAGTGCTAGGGAATCTCTCTCCTCCGAAGGGAGAAGCCTGGCAGACGAAGACTCGGACCCAGAAGGAAACATCCATATCATAAACTCTTCTGGACCTAATTTATTTCTAGAATGTGAAGGTCACAGTGTAATCACCAATTTTGATCCATCCGAGTCTTCTGATTCTGACTCctcggatgaagaagttgaaaGTCAGGTTTTTCTTGCCACggaaggaagcgaagagaatGACCTTAACAATGCCAAGGAGGAAGCCCCGTTAACGGCCAAAATTAGTTCTGACACATACACAGCTGAAGATTTTGCCACATGGCAGAGGATAATCCGTGTAGATGCTGTACGTGCAAACTCAGATTGGATAGTGTATTCCCCAAGCCAGGCTGCAGTATCAGAGGGTCGGGCCCGACGTTCAGCTGAGGCTGTTAGGTTAAAGGACTATGAGCACCTTGAGCCATGCAGGATCTTTCATGCAGCGCGGCTTGTTGCAATTTTAGAGGCCTACGCACTTTATGATGCAGAGATTGGATACTGTCAGGGAATGAGTGACCTTCTCTCTCCAATAATTGCAGTAATAGAAGAGGACCATGAAGCATTCTGGTGTTTTGTCGGTTTTATGAGGAAAGCTCGACACAATTTCAGGCTTGATGAAGTTGGAATTAGGAGGCAGTTAAATATTGTTTCGAAGATCATTAAATCTAAAGACTCCCACCTTTATAGGCACCTTGAGAAGCTTCAAGCTGAGGATTGCTTCTTCGTCTACAGAATGGTGGTAGTTCTTTTCAGAAGGGAACTTACATTTGAACAAACAGTGTGTATATGGGAAGTAATGTGGGCAGATCAAGCGGCACTTAGAGCTGGAATCGGAAAATCTGCATGGGGGAGGATACGGCAAAGAGCCCCACCGACAGATGATCTATTGCTCTACGCAATCGCTGCATGTGTACTCCAGCGCAGGAAGCTGATCATAGAGAAATATAGCAGCATGGATGAGATTATAAGGGAGTGTAATAGCATGGCAGGACAACTTGATGTTTGGAAACTTCTAGATGATGCCCATGACTTGGTTGTGACCCTTCATACAAAGATTCAAGAGGATCCATCTGATGTCAGCTAG
- the LOC113297681 gene encoding cytochrome b5-like — translation MASDLKVHSFEDVAKHNKTKDCWLIISGKVYDVTPFMDDHPGGDEVLLSATGKDATNDFEDVGHSDSARDMLEKYYVGEIDATTVPLKRAYVLPQQTPHNPDKTPDFVIKILQFLVPLLILGLAFIVRHYTKKE, via the exons ATGGCTTCAGATCTAAAAGTTCATTCTTTTGAGGATGTTGCGAAGCATAACAAAACTAAAGATTGCTGGCTTATAATCTCTGGAAAG GTTTATGATGTAACCCCGTTCATGGATGATCATCCAGGAGGAGATGAGGTCTTGCTATCAGCAACAG GAAAAGATGCAACCAATGATTTTGAAGATGTGGGTCACAGTGACTCTGCCAGAGACATGTTGGAGAAATACTACGTCGGAGAGATTGACGCCACCACTGTTCCATTGAAACGTGCATACGTTCTACCTCAACAAACACCACACAATCCTGATAAAACTCCCGACTTTGTTATAAAGATTTTGCAGTTCTTGGTACCGCTCCTGATCTTGGGTTTGGCCTTCATTGTCAGACATTACACCAAGAAAGAGTAG